From Poecile atricapillus isolate bPoeAtr1 chromosome 13, bPoeAtr1.hap1, whole genome shotgun sequence, one genomic window encodes:
- the HNRNPAB gene encoding heterogeneous nuclear ribonucleoprotein A/B isoform X2: MSETEQQLAAGATQNGHEAAESAGEQQAETGGAPAAAAAGAAGAAAAAGAGPAAGTAGTAASQNGAEGDQINASKNEEDAGKMFVGGLSWDTSKKDLKDYFTKFGEVTDCTIKMDPNTGRSRGFGFILFKEPGSVEKVLEQKEHRLDGRLIDPKKAMAMKKDPVKKIFVGGLNPEATEEKIREYFGEFGEIEAIELPMDPKTNKRRGFVFITFKEEDPVKKVLEKKFHNVSGSKCEIKVAQPKEVYQQQQFSSGGGRGSYGGRGRGGRGGGQGSANYGKTPRRGGHQNNYKPY; the protein is encoded by the exons ATGTCGgaaacagagcagcagctggcgGCCGGCGCCACCCAGAACGGGCACGAAGCGGCCGAGAGcgctggggagcagcaggccGAGACCGGCGGGGctccggcagcggcggcggcgggagcggcgggagcagcggcggcggcgggagccgGCCCAGCAGCGGGAACAGCGGGCACGGCCGCCAGCCAGAATGGGGCCGAGGGCGACCAGATCAACGCCAGCAAGAACGAGGAGGACGCGGG GAAGATGTTTGTTGGTGGCCTCAGTTGGGATACGAGCAAAAAAGACTTGAAAGATTACTTCACCAAATTTGGTGAGGTAACCGACTGTACGATAAAGATGGACCCTAACACAGGAAGATCCAGAGGCTTTGGATTTATTCTCTTCAAAGAACCTGGGAGTGTTGAAAAG GTTCTGGAACAGAAAGAACACAGATTAGATGGACGACTAATTGATCCCAAGAAGGCCATGGCAATGAAAAAGGATccagtgaagaaaatatttgttggTGGACTAAACCCAGaagccacagaagagaaaaTCAGGGAATACTTTGGAGAGTTTGGAGAG ATTGAAGCAATTGAACTGCCAATGGATCCAAAGACCAACAAAAGGAGGGGGTTTGTGTTCATCACTTTCAAGGAAGAGGATCCAGTCAAGAAGGTTTTGGAGAAGAAATTCCATAACGTCAGTGGAAGCAAG TGTGAGATTAAGGTAGCACAGCCGAAAGAAGTGTACCAGCAGCAACAGTTCAGTAGTGGTGGAGGAAGAGGTAGCTAtggaggaagaggcagaggtGGAAGAGGCGGCG GTCAAGGCAGTGCAAATTATGGGAAGACACCAAGACGTGGTGGTCATCAGAATAACTACAAGCCATATTGA
- the HNRNPAB gene encoding heterogeneous nuclear ribonucleoprotein A/B isoform X1: protein MSETEQQLAAGATQNGHEAAESAGEQQAETGGAPAAAAAGAAGAAAAAGAGPAAGTAGTAASQNGAEGDQINASKNEEDAGKMFVGGLSWDTSKKDLKDYFTKFGEVTDCTIKMDPNTGRSRGFGFILFKEPGSVEKVLEQKEHRLDGRLIDPKKAMAMKKDPVKKIFVGGLNPEATEEKIREYFGEFGEIEAIELPMDPKTNKRRGFVFITFKEEDPVKKVLEKKFHNVSGSKCEIKVAQPKEVYQQQQFSSGGGRGSYGGRGRGGRGGAQSQNWNQGYGNYWNQGYGNQGYGYQQGYGGYGGYDYSGYGYYGYGPGYDYSQGSANYGKTPRRGGHQNNYKPY, encoded by the exons ATGTCGgaaacagagcagcagctggcgGCCGGCGCCACCCAGAACGGGCACGAAGCGGCCGAGAGcgctggggagcagcaggccGAGACCGGCGGGGctccggcagcggcggcggcgggagcggcgggagcagcggcggcggcgggagccgGCCCAGCAGCGGGAACAGCGGGCACGGCCGCCAGCCAGAATGGGGCCGAGGGCGACCAGATCAACGCCAGCAAGAACGAGGAGGACGCGGG GAAGATGTTTGTTGGTGGCCTCAGTTGGGATACGAGCAAAAAAGACTTGAAAGATTACTTCACCAAATTTGGTGAGGTAACCGACTGTACGATAAAGATGGACCCTAACACAGGAAGATCCAGAGGCTTTGGATTTATTCTCTTCAAAGAACCTGGGAGTGTTGAAAAG GTTCTGGAACAGAAAGAACACAGATTAGATGGACGACTAATTGATCCCAAGAAGGCCATGGCAATGAAAAAGGATccagtgaagaaaatatttgttggTGGACTAAACCCAGaagccacagaagagaaaaTCAGGGAATACTTTGGAGAGTTTGGAGAG ATTGAAGCAATTGAACTGCCAATGGATCCAAAGACCAACAAAAGGAGGGGGTTTGTGTTCATCACTTTCAAGGAAGAGGATCCAGTCAAGAAGGTTTTGGAGAAGAAATTCCATAACGTCAGTGGAAGCAAG TGTGAGATTAAGGTAGCACAGCCGAAAGAAGTGTACCAGCAGCAACAGTTCAGTAGTGGTGGAGGAAGAGGTAGCTAtggaggaagaggcagaggtGGAAGAGGCGGCG CTCAAAGTCAAAATTGGAATCAAGGTTATGGCAATTACTGGAACCAGGGTTATGGGAATCAAGGATACGGCTATCAGCAAGGTTATGGTGGCTATGGAGGCTATGATTATTCAGGATATGGGTATTATGGATATGGACCAGGCTATGATTACA GTCAAGGCAGTGCAAATTATGGGAAGACACCAAGACGTGGTGGTCATCAGAATAACTACAAGCCATATTGA
- the NME5 gene encoding nucleoside diphosphate kinase homolog 5 isoform X1 has product MVSPQVTAVDKLQMSCTDVIAVQKVQVNSNLEAKMEVLMPEPQIYVERTLAIIKPDIIDKEEEIEDLILRSGFHIIQKRKLQLSPEQCSNFYAEQFGKVFFPNLTAYMSSGPIVAMVLARNCAVSYWKELLGPTNSLRARITHPHSLRALYGTDELRNGLHGSLNISSAEKEIRFIFPEAILEPVPTGQRARDYLNLYVKPTLLAGLTALCKEKPADPMIWLADWLVEHNPNKPKLQYRISQ; this is encoded by the exons ATGGTGTCACCGCAGGTGACTGCAGTAGACAAACTCCAAATGTCATGTACTGATGTCATTGCAGTACAAAAAGTGCAAGTGAATTCTAATTTAGAAGCCAAAATGGAGGTCTTAATGCCTGAACCTCAGATTTATGTGGAAAGAACTCTGGCTATCATCAAACCAGACATCATTgataaagaagaagaaatagagGATCTCATTCTCCGATCAGGATTCCACATTATTCAG AAAAGGAAGCTCCAGTTAAGCCCTGAGCAATGTAGCAACTTCTACGCAGAGCAATTTGGAAAAGtgttttttcctaatttaaCAGCCTATATGAGTTCTGGTCCTATAGTTGCTATGGTACTTGCTAGAAATTGTGCAGTGTCATACTGGAAGGAATTGCTTGGACCAACCAACAGCCTAAGAGCTAGGATAACTCACCCTCACAG CTTAAGAGCACTCTATGGGACTGATGAGCTGAGGAATGGACTCCACGGCAGCCTCAACATCTCctcagcagagaaagaaattcGATTCATATTTCCAGAAG CAATCTTGGAGCCAGTTCCCACTGGACAAAGAGCTCGGGATTACCTGAACCTGTATGTGAAGCCCACGCTGCTGGCAGGACTCACTGCCCTGTGCAAAGAGAAGCCAGCAGACCCCATG ATTTGGCTTGCTGACTGGCTGGTTGAACACAATCCTAATAAACCTAAACTACAATATCGCATCTCTCAGTAA
- the NME5 gene encoding nucleoside diphosphate kinase homolog 5 isoform X2, which produces MEVLMPEPQIYVERTLAIIKPDIIDKEEEIEDLILRSGFHIIQKRKLQLSPEQCSNFYAEQFGKVFFPNLTAYMSSGPIVAMVLARNCAVSYWKELLGPTNSLRARITHPHSLRALYGTDELRNGLHGSLNISSAEKEIRFIFPEAILEPVPTGQRARDYLNLYVKPTLLAGLTALCKEKPADPMIWLADWLVEHNPNKPKLQYRISQ; this is translated from the exons ATGGAGGTCTTAATGCCTGAACCTCAGATTTATGTGGAAAGAACTCTGGCTATCATCAAACCAGACATCATTgataaagaagaagaaatagagGATCTCATTCTCCGATCAGGATTCCACATTATTCAG AAAAGGAAGCTCCAGTTAAGCCCTGAGCAATGTAGCAACTTCTACGCAGAGCAATTTGGAAAAGtgttttttcctaatttaaCAGCCTATATGAGTTCTGGTCCTATAGTTGCTATGGTACTTGCTAGAAATTGTGCAGTGTCATACTGGAAGGAATTGCTTGGACCAACCAACAGCCTAAGAGCTAGGATAACTCACCCTCACAG CTTAAGAGCACTCTATGGGACTGATGAGCTGAGGAATGGACTCCACGGCAGCCTCAACATCTCctcagcagagaaagaaattcGATTCATATTTCCAGAAG CAATCTTGGAGCCAGTTCCCACTGGACAAAGAGCTCGGGATTACCTGAACCTGTATGTGAAGCCCACGCTGCTGGCAGGACTCACTGCCCTGTGCAAAGAGAAGCCAGCAGACCCCATG ATTTGGCTTGCTGACTGGCTGGTTGAACACAATCCTAATAAACCTAAACTACAATATCGCATCTCTCAGTAA